In Rickettsia endosymbiont of Gonocerus acuteangulatus, the following are encoded in one genomic region:
- the istB gene encoding IS21-like element helper ATPase IstB yields the protein MQNLFNDLRSFRLSGIVNSLNERIIYAQNNKLGFKEFLSLLCEDEKSNRKDNNYRRRKSAAKLPVTKNLEDFDFNFQPSVDAKVISDLSTCDYINTKGNVIFIGDSGTGKTHLAIGLALKALTREYSVYFTTVSDMLYNLHIARADNSYHKKVKLLLSFDLLILDELGFKQLPKHSVEDFFNIIAKRYENKSTIITTNKDFEKWNEIFADEVLTHAIIDRVVHHAHILNIKGKSYRINNYKSGGNMA from the coding sequence ATGCAGAACTTATTTAATGACCTACGAAGCTTTAGATTATCAGGTATAGTCAATAGTTTAAATGAAAGGATTATTTATGCTCAAAATAATAAACTAGGATTTAAAGAATTTCTATCACTATTATGTGAAGATGAAAAATCTAACCGTAAGGATAATAATTACCGTCGCCGTAAAAGTGCTGCTAAATTGCCGGTAACTAAAAATTTAGAAGACTTTGATTTTAATTTCCAACCAAGTGTTGATGCCAAAGTAATAAGTGATTTATCAACTTGTGATTATATTAATACTAAGGGAAATGTAATATTCATAGGTGATTCAGGAACTGGGAAAACTCATCTTGCCATTGGGCTAGCATTAAAAGCTTTAACACGAGAATACTCTGTATATTTTACTACGGTATCGGATATGCTTTATAATTTACATATTGCAAGAGCAGATAATAGTTATCACAAAAAGGTTAAATTACTCCTATCGTTTGATTTATTAATTCTTGATGAGCTCGGGTTTAAGCAATTGCCAAAACATTCAGTAGAAGACTTTTTTAATATTATTGCTAAACGATATGAAAATAAATCTACCATTATTACCACAAACAAGGATTTTGAAAAATGGAATGAAATATTTGCTGATGAAGTATTAACTCATGCAATTATTGATCGAGTGGTACATCATGCTCATATACTAAACATAAAAGGTAAAAGTTATCGTATTAATAACTATAAATCTGGAGGTAATATGGCATAA